Genomic DNA from Ornithorhynchus anatinus isolate Pmale09 chromosome 14, mOrnAna1.pri.v4, whole genome shotgun sequence:
CCGTCGGTGGCCACCTGGGTGATCTGCCTCCTGTGGGCGCTCTCCTTCATCAGCATCACCCCCGTGTGGCTCTACGCCAGGCTCATCCCCTTCCCCGGCGGCACCGTGGGCTGCGGCATGAGCCTGCCCAACCCGGAGACCGACCTGTACTGGTTCACCCTCTACCAGTTCTTCCTGGCCTTCGCCCTGCCCTTCACGGTCATCACGGCCGCCTACGCCCGCATCCTCCAGCGGATGACCTCGACGGTGGCCCCCGCCTCCCAGCGCAGCGTCCGGCTGCGGGCCAAGAGGGTGACCCGCACGGCCATCGCCATCTGCCTGGTCTTCTTCGTCTGCTGGGCCCCGTACTACGTGCTGCAGCTGACCCAGCTCTCCAACAACCGGCCCACCCTCACCTTCTACTACCTGTACAACGCCGCCATCAGCCTGGGCTATGCCAACAGCTGCCTCAACCCCTTCGTCTACATCGTGCTCTGCGAGACCTTCCGCAAACGTCTGGTCCTCTCGGTCAAGCCGGCCGCCCCCGGGCAGCTCAGGCCGGTGAGCGCCACCCACACGGCGGACGAGAGGACAGAGAGCAAAGGTTCCTGACctcgggcggggcccgggggagggctcCGGGGACCACCCACCTTGGAGAAGCCACAACACACTGAGAAGGGTTCGGAGGGCAGCCTTAGCGAGACTGAGAGCCTGCGGGAGGGaattgaaagaggaggaggaggaggaggaaggtgagggattTTATTGCCTACACTGGGTTTCAGGGACCTGGCTCCATCCAGATCCCAGGATTGGGGGTTTGGGCATTATAAGTAAACTGCACCTGGGGAAGAGAAGCCACTCAAAAGGGAAGTTTGAGGGCTgggtgggcagtggggagggttggggaaagGCTAATGAAGAACACTGGAAAGAAATTGAACAACTAAAGCCTAGTCTGAGGCCTAAATGCCCCAAATCGTTTGATGGTTGGACAGAATTTTCCCCACAGTAAGGGGTGGGAGGTCCACGTCTAGAGGAGATTGAAATCCAGATGCGGCCAAAGCCCAATTCCAACAAGGTCGGGCTCCACCGGGCACAGCCTGGGGCTCCAGGcccgggggaggttgggggaggggtctTTCCGGGTCTTTTCCCTCTGCCAGGATCCCCTGGGTAGCCTTTGTCCTAAACCACGAGGAATAAGCAGGAAAGCATGAAGCATGCCGGCTCCCTGCATTCTGCATGCCGCTTCCGTCTGCTCCCCTCTCCCGGGAGATCAggctttgggttttgttttttttcccatgacggagacattgaatccccacatCCCACCTTCCCGCGCCCCTGCAGAGAAGGACAAAGCCACTCAAAGGCTGTGGTCAAGGAGGAGACCCAAGCTGGGGTCTGGGCTTCAGTATGGATGCCCAGACCTGAGAAAACAGGGCCCTGAGCTTTTGGCCATTCCCTCGGGGAGGCCGGTTGCCCGTGAGGGATTGGACCCTAGGGCTGCCGTTCAAGGTGGGGGTGACGGGAAACGCGAGGCCCCTCTGCGGCCCTGAGAGGGATGAGCTGGACCACGTTTGACGCCGGGCTTGCGTCAAGACGAATCCCGATCTGCCCGGCGGCTGTTTCCCAGCTCCCCGTCGGcttcccggcccccttccccgccaggTGTTGGGGTGAGGCTT
This window encodes:
- the MCHR1 gene encoding melanin-concentrating hormone receptor 1 — encoded protein: MELEGALPLSGSNVSNASDPSVNLTLGLPPLRPRRVSYVTIIMPSVFGIICLLGIVGNSMVIFTVVKKSKFHRCSNVPDIFIVNLSVVDLLFLLGMPFLIHQLMGNGVWHFGETMCTLITAMDANSQFTSTYILTAMAIDRYLATVHPISSTRFRKPSVATWVICLLWALSFISITPVWLYARLIPFPGGTVGCGMSLPNPETDLYWFTLYQFFLAFALPFTVITAAYARILQRMTSTVAPASQRSVRLRAKRVTRTAIAICLVFFVCWAPYYVLQLTQLSNNRPTLTFYYLYNAAISLGYANSCLNPFVYIVLCETFRKRLVLSVKPAAPGQLRPVSATHTADERTESKGS